A genomic stretch from Sulfurihydrogenibium azorense Az-Fu1 includes:
- the flgG gene encoding flagellar basal-body rod protein FlgG — MLRALWTSASGMEAQQTNLDVISHNIANVNTVGFKRSRANFEDLIYQDIRDPGVLSSTQNRVPAGIQIGLGVKVSDVAKIFSQGSLIKTDNPLDLAIQGDGFFKIEMPDGSEAFTRAGNFQLDNEGYIVNPEGYRLSPNIQISAPETVINISVSPNGKVVVVRNSGGQQTTEEVGDIKLYRFMNQAGLKAIGQNLFKYTEASGEPIEGDPNTDGFGKITQGFLEASNVNIVEEMVNLIVAQRAYEVNSKGIITADEMLRTVSTLKS; from the coding sequence ATGCTTAGAGCACTTTGGACATCAGCATCAGGAATGGAAGCACAACAAACAAACTTAGACGTTATATCCCACAACATTGCAAACGTTAATACTGTCGGATTTAAAAGAAGTAGAGCAAACTTTGAAGACCTTATCTACCAAGACATAAGAGATCCGGGAGTTTTAAGCTCTACCCAAAACAGGGTTCCAGCAGGGATACAAATAGGTTTAGGTGTAAAAGTTTCTGACGTTGCAAAGATATTTTCCCAAGGAAGCCTTATAAAAACAGATAATCCATTAGACCTTGCTATACAAGGAGATGGTTTTTTCAAAATAGAAATGCCAGATGGTAGTGAAGCATTTACAAGAGCCGGAAACTTCCAGCTTGACAACGAAGGTTATATAGTAAACCCAGAAGGATATAGATTAAGTCCAAACATCCAAATATCAGCTCCTGAGACGGTTATAAATATATCAGTTAGCCCAAACGGTAAAGTGGTCGTAGTTAGAAATAGCGGAGGACAACAAACAACGGAAGAAGTAGGAGATATAAAACTTTATAGATTTATGAACCAAGCAGGATTAAAAGCAATAGGGCAAAACCTATTTAAGTATACAGAAGCTTCTGGAGAGCCAATAGAAGGAGACCCTAACACAGACGGCTTTGGAAAAATCACACAAGGATTTTTAGAAGCTTCAAACGTAAATATAGTAGAAGAGATGGTTAACCTTATAGTTGCCCAAAGAGCCTACGAAGTAAACTCAAAAGGAATAATTACAGCTGACGAGATGTTAAGGACTGTTTCAACCCTTAAAAGTTAA
- a CDS encoding flagellar basal body L-ring protein FlgH: MKLKKLVLILSAFVIGCASKKDEYAKPYNPVPPDIPQEKVSRTAGSLYTGSYNNLFTDSKAFNVGDIITIKVVETIAGQTASGTNTQEQSKMSLGVPSPTIMGKQVPNKTPIAGITENNSDSYKGTASTNRSSKLIATISARVTKVYPNGNLFIVGKKVVKVNDDYQTLVISGIVKPTDILQDNSVDSSRISDMYVEYNGEGYIADSTKPGWLAQFLKKIWPF; encoded by the coding sequence ATGAAATTAAAGAAATTAGTTTTAATACTGTCGGCTTTTGTTATAGGATGTGCATCTAAAAAAGATGAGTACGCTAAACCTTACAACCCTGTTCCACCTGATATTCCTCAAGAAAAAGTCTCAAGAACTGCAGGATCTCTATACACTGGAAGTTATAACAACCTGTTTACAGATTCAAAAGCGTTTAACGTCGGAGACATTATTACTATAAAAGTTGTAGAGACGATAGCAGGTCAAACAGCTTCTGGAACGAATACACAAGAACAATCTAAAATGTCTTTAGGTGTACCATCTCCGACAATAATGGGAAAACAAGTACCAAATAAAACACCTATAGCTGGTATTACAGAAAATAACTCAGACAGTTATAAAGGAACAGCTTCAACAAACAGGTCTTCTAAACTTATTGCTACAATATCTGCAAGAGTTACTAAGGTTTATCCCAATGGAAATCTATTTATAGTAGGAAAAAAAGTTGTAAAAGTAAACGATGATTACCAAACACTTGTAATATCTGGAATAGTAAAACCTACAGATATACTACAAGATAACTCTGTTGACTCATCAAGAATATCTGATATGTACGTTGAATACAATGGAGAAGGCTATATAGCTGACAGTACAAAACCAGGTTGGCTTGCCCAATTCTTAAAGAAAATTTGGCCGTTTTAA
- a CDS encoding flagella basal body P-ring formation protein FlgA gives MVWVFILILIFFKFSFSSDNIEKFKNLVDNYVKTNFKEFEIVNMVKIPESYTKQIPQDFDSVDCKSKGNSGLYLYLSCLVLKDGKNLVEIPITYRISQQKDGKLITVIQKNQKVNILYINGPIKIQLLGVALESGKEGDYIKVKNISTGKEIVGKVVDNQTVLVEGE, from the coding sequence ATGGTATGGGTTTTTATATTAATTTTAATTTTTTTTAAGTTTAGTTTTTCTTCTGATAACATAGAAAAGTTTAAAAATTTAGTTGACAATTACGTAAAGACGAACTTTAAAGAGTTTGAAATTGTAAATATGGTTAAGATACCTGAAAGTTATACAAAACAGATTCCCCAAGACTTTGACAGTGTAGATTGTAAAAGTAAAGGAAACAGTGGACTGTACCTTTATTTGTCTTGCTTGGTACTAAAAGATGGTAAGAACTTAGTAGAAATACCAATCACTTACAGAATAAGTCAGCAAAAAGACGGAAAATTAATTACAGTTATACAAAAAAATCAGAAAGTGAATATTTTATATATAAACGGCCCTATAAAGATTCAGCTTCTTGGTGTTGCACTGGAAAGTGGAAAAGAAGGAGATTACATAAAAGTTAAAAATATCTCCACCGGAAAAGAGATAGTAGGAAAGGTTGTAGATAACCAGACAGTTTTAGTTGAGGGAGAGTAG